Sequence from the Scyliorhinus torazame isolate Kashiwa2021f chromosome 3, sScyTor2.1, whole genome shotgun sequence genome:
cgaCAAGGGATAGTGAATCAATtctgatttgcactcccagcatGAGCGCAAATCAGAAGCAATTCATCTCTTGCCAGAGaagtttcccaaatggagaattccagccattatcaCTGGTGCTCAGATCTTCCCAATGGGAAACCAATTTCCCCTTCCTCACTGACTCCTGATGTTCAGATATGCACCACAAAATATTTTAATGATGTACCTCTATTGTAAATTTGGGGACAATGTGATAGCAGACcttcaatggaaataaaaattggGATATCTGACATGCTATCATCCAGTTTATACTGTAACAAAGTCAAAAAATAACACCTTTTATTCTCCTGAAGAATAATCATCAATTTGTTCAAGTCATGTTTTACTGACCTTTGGCAAAATATTCTCTGTTAGGACCAATCAGTGTGTTGTAAGGGTACCCATAGTAGGCTAGCGTGTAGGGATCACATGAGTAAACAATGTTTGCTTGAGGTGTTTCTGTTGGTCCTCCTTTTGCTGCTTTCTGGTAACGACTATACTGCTCTTTGTCCACAGGCTTGGCGAGGGTCACCTCAATGTAAGAACCTTCAATGTCGATTCCATTTAATTTCTCCATGGCAAGGACTGCATCATCCCTGGTGGTGAAATGAACAAAAGCGTAATCTCGAATTTTCTTTACCCGCTCCACACAGCCAGGATTGAACTGACTAAAGATTTTTTTTATCGTGTCCTCCATGGTTTCAATCATCAGATTTCTCACATAAAGAATTTTAACAGTTTCCATCACATCTTCGTCAACATCTATCTCTGGTTCAGCCCAGTCAACTGCAATCTGGTGACCCCACAGCTGGATTCTTCCAGGCATCAGTTTTCTCCGGGCCATGGCAGCAGCCCGGTGACTTTCATACTCTACGAATGCAAATCCTCGGTTCTTCATCTTGTCAGCTGCACTGGCATAGACAATCACGTCCAACACACCTTCTGTTACTTTGGAAATCTCTTCTAAAATCTCTtctctttttttcatttttggaatgcCCCCAATGAAAAGTCTGCAGTTGTCTACACTGCTGCAGACACCCAGCAACCTCCCTGGGCGAATCTCATAGTTATTAAGCTCCCGGACTGCTCTTTTGGCTTCATGCTTTGCTGTGAACATGACAAAGGCATAACCTCGGTTTTTACCATCAAAGTCCATCATCAAGCGCATCTCGTACATCCGTCCCACAGACTCAAAAACGGGGACGAGCTCATCTTCATAGACATCGCGAGGTATTTTACCAATAAAGACCTCACACCCACGAGGTGGAGGATGTCCCTCCCAACCAGGAGGAGGCCCACCATATTTACGTTGGCCATTTTCTTGAACCATTGTGTATCCTGTACGTTCCATAAGCGCAAGCAGGGTAGC
This genomic interval carries:
- the rbm47 gene encoding RNA-binding protein 47 isoform X4; protein product: MTAEDSSTMMSTDSCNMSSTKVHEGVAGAPNEATLLALMERTGYTMVQENGQRKYGGPPPGWEGHPPPRGCEVFIGKIPRDVYEDELVPVFESVGRMYEMRLMMDFDGKNRGYAFVMFTAKHEAKRAVRELNNYEIRPGRLLGVCSSVDNCRLFIGGIPKMKKREEILEEISKVTEGVLDVIVYASAADKMKNRGFAFVEYESHRAAAMARRKLMPGRIQLWGHQIAVDWAEPEIDVDEDVMETVKILYVRNLMIETMEDTIKKIFSQFNPGCVERVKKIRDYAFVHFTTRDDAVLAMEKLNGIDIEGSYIEVTLAKPVDKEQYSRYQKAAKGGPTETPQANIVYSCDPYTLAYYGYPYNTLIGPNREYFAKGIDRCSGLCLSQQVYCPAGAVRGRGRGAAGNRAAGPRGSYLGGYSAGRGIYSRYHEGKAKQQDKAYELIPSLDLATVSPVAMKPGAVAIPSIATQYQVFQAAPGTKLMEDSKMHPMEHVLNPIAVQTDPNGATILPSVSTPPPFQTRPITPVYAMASNIQRIPTAGFYGASYVPIAAPASAATMATLQKNAATAAAVAAYGGYAGYVPQAFPTATFQVPLHDFYQTY
- the rbm47 gene encoding RNA-binding protein 47 isoform X2 — protein: MTAEDSSTMMSTDSCNMSSTKVHEGVAGAPNEATLLALMERTGYTMVQENGQRKYGGPPPGWEGHPPPRGCEVFIGKIPRDVYEDELVPVFESVGRMYEMRLMMDFDGKNRGYAFVMFTAKHEAKRAVRELNNYEIRPGRLLGVCSSVDNCRLFIGGIPKMKKREEILEEISKVTEGVLDVIVYASAADKMKNRGFAFVEYESHRAAAMARRKLMPGRIQLWGHQIAVDWAEPEIDVDEDVMETVKILYVRNLMIETMEDTIKKIFSQFNPGCVERVKKIRDYAFVHFTTRDDAVLAMEKLNGIDIEGSYIEVTLAKPVDKEQYSRYQKAAKGGPTETPQANIVYSCDPYTLAYYGYPYNTLIGPNREYFAKAGAVRGRGRGAAGNRAAGPRGSYLGGYSAGRGIYSRYHEGKAKQQDKAYELIPSLDLATVSPVAMKPGAVAIPSIATQYQVFQAAPGTKLMEDSKMHPMEHVLNPIAVQTDPNGATILPSVSTPPPFQTRPITPVYAMASNIQRIPTAGFYGASYVPIAAPASAATMATLQKNAATAAAVAAYGGYAGYVPQAFPTATFQVPLHDFYQTY
- the rbm47 gene encoding RNA-binding protein 47 isoform X9; this encodes MTAEDSSTMMSTDSCNMSSTKVHEGVAGAPNEATLLALMERTGYTMVQENGQRKYGGPPPGWEGHPPPRGCEVFIGKIPRDVYEDELVPVFESVGRMYEMRLMMDFDGKNRGYAFVMFTAKHEAKRAVRELNNYEIRPGRLLGVCSSVDNCRLFIGGIPKMKKREEILEEISKVTEGVLDVIVYASAADKMKNRGFAFVEYESHRAAAMARRKLMPGRIQLWGHQIAVDWAEPEIDVDEDVMETVKILYVRNLMIETMEDTIKKIFSQFNPGCVERVKKIRDYAFVHFTTRDDAVLAMEKLNGIDIEGSYIEVTLAKPVDKEQYSRYQKAAKGGPTETPQANIVYSCDPYTLAYYGYPYNTLIGPNREYFAKGIDRCSGLCLSQQVYCPVAIPSIATQYQVFQAAPGTKLMEDSKMHPMEHVLNPIAVQTDPNGATILPSVSTPPPFQTRPITPVYAMASNIQRIPTAGFYGASYVPIAAPASAATMATLQKNAATAAAVAAYGGYAGYVPQAFPTATFQVPLHDFYQTY
- the rbm47 gene encoding RNA-binding protein 47 isoform X6 codes for the protein MTAEDSSTMMSTDSCNMSSTKVHEGVAGAPNEATLLALMERTGYTMVQENGQRKYGGPPPGWEGHPPPRGCEVFIGKIPRDVYEDELVPVFESVGRMYEMRLMMDFDGKNRGYAFVMFTAKHEAKRAVRELNNYEIRPGRLLGVCSSVDNCRLFIGGIPKMKKREEILEEISKVTEGVLDVIVYASAADKMKNRGFAFVEYESHRAAAMARRKLMPGRIQLWGHQIAVDWAEPEIDVDEDVMETVKILYVRNLMIETMEDTIKKIFSQFNPGCVERVKKIRDYAFVHFTTRDDAVLAMEKLNGIDIEGSYIEVTLAKPVDKEQYSRYQKAAKGGPTETPQANIVYSCDPYTLAYYGYPYNTLIGPNREYFAKGIDRCSGLCLSQQVYCPGAVRGRGRGAAGNRAAGPRGSYLGGYSAGRVAIPSIATQYQVFQAAPGTKLMEDSKMHPMEHVLNPIAVQTDPNGATILPSVSTPPPFQTRPITPVYAMASNIQRIPTAGFYGASYVPIAAPASAATMATLQKNAATAAAVAAYGGYAGYVPQAFPTATFQVPLHDFYQTY
- the rbm47 gene encoding RNA-binding protein 47 isoform X1, giving the protein MTAEDSSTMMSTDSCNMSSTKVHEGVAGAPNEATLLALMERTGYTMVQENGQRKYGGPPPGWEGHPPPRGCEVFIGKIPRDVYEDELVPVFESVGRMYEMRLMMDFDGKNRGYAFVMFTAKHEAKRAVRELNNYEIRPGRLLGVCSSVDNCRLFIGGIPKMKKREEILEEISKVTEGVLDVIVYASAADKMKNRGFAFVEYESHRAAAMARRKLMPGRIQLWGHQIAVDWAEPEIDVDEDVMETVKILYVRNLMIETMEDTIKKIFSQFNPGCVERVKKIRDYAFVHFTTRDDAVLAMEKLNGIDIEGSYIEVTLAKPVDKEQYSRYQKAAKGGPTETPQANIVYSCDPYTLAYYGYPYNTLIGPNREYFAKGIDRCSGLCLSQQVYCPGAVRGRGRGAAGNRAAGPRGSYLGGYSAGRGIYSRYHEGKAKQQDKAYELIPSLDLATVSPVAMKPGAVAIPSIATQYQVFQAAPGTKLMEDSKMHPMEHVLNPIAVQTDPNGATILPSVSTPPPFQTRPITPVYAMASNIQRIPTAGFYGASYVPIAAPASAATMATLQKNAATAAAVAAYGGYAGYVPQAFPTATFQVPLHDFYQTY
- the rbm47 gene encoding RNA-binding protein 47 isoform X5, coding for MTAEDSSTMMSTDSCNMSSTKVHEGVAGAPNEATLLALMERTGYTMVQENGQRKYGGPPPGWEGHPPPRGCEVFIGKIPRDVYEDELVPVFESVGRMYEMRLMMDFDGKNRGYAFVMFTAKHEAKRAVRELNNYEIRPGRLLGVCSSVDNCRLFIGGIPKMKKREEILEEISKVTEGVLDVIVYASAADKMKNRGFAFVEYESHRAAAMARRKLMPGRIQLWGHQIAVDWAEPEIDVDEDVMETVKILYVRNLMIETMEDTIKKIFSQFNPGCVERVKKIRDYAFVHFTTRDDAVLAMEKLNGIDIEGSYIEVTLAKPVDKEQYSRYQKAAKGGPTETPQANIVYSCDPYTLAYYGYPYNTLIGPNREYFAKGIDRCSGLCLSQQVYCPAGAVRGRGRGAAGNRAAGPRGSYLGGYSAGRVAIPSIATQYQVFQAAPGTKLMEDSKMHPMEHVLNPIAVQTDPNGATILPSVSTPPPFQTRPITPVYAMASNIQRIPTAGFYGASYVPIAAPASAATMATLQKNAATAAAVAAYGGYAGYVPQAFPTATFQVPLHDFYQTY
- the rbm47 gene encoding RNA-binding protein 47 isoform X10, with the protein product MTAEDSSTMMSTDSCNMSSTKVHEGVAGAPNEATLLALMERTGYTMVQENGQRKYGGPPPGWEGHPPPRGCEVFIGKIPRDVYEDELVPVFESVGRMYEMRLMMDFDGKNRGYAFVMFTAKHEAKRAVRELNNYEIRPGRLLGVCSSVDNCRLFIGGIPKMKKREEILEEISKVTEGVLDVIVYASAADKMKNRGFAFVEYESHRAAAMARRKLMPGRIQLWGHQIAVDWAEPEIDVDEDVMETVKILYVRNLMIETMEDTIKKIFSQFNPGCVERVKKIRDYAFVHFTTRDDAVLAMEKLNGIDIEGSYIEVTLAKPVDKEQYSRYQKAAKGGPTETPQANIVYSCDPYTLAYYGYPYNTLIGPNREYFAKVAIPSIATQYQVFQAAPGTKLMEDSKMHPMEHVLNPIAVQTDPNGATILPSVSTPPPFQTRPITPVYAMASNIQRIPTAGFYGASYVPIAAPASAATMATLQKNAATAAAVAAYGGYAGYVPQAFPTATFQVPLHDFYQTY
- the rbm47 gene encoding RNA-binding protein 47 isoform X8, which produces MTAEDSSTMMSTDSCNMSSTKVHEGVAGAPNEATLLALMERTGYTMVQENGQRKYGGPPPGWEGHPPPRGCEVFIGKIPRDVYEDELVPVFESVGRMYEMRLMMDFDGKNRGYAFVMFTAKHEAKRAVRELNNYEIRPGRLLGVCSSVDNCRLFIGGIPKMKKREEILEEISKVTEGVLDVIVYASAADKMKNRGFAFVEYESHRAAAMARRKLMPGRIQLWGHQIAVDWAEPEIDVDEDVMETVKILYVRNLMIETMEDTIKKIFSQFNPGCVERVKKIRDYAFVHFTTRDDAVLAMEKLNGIDIEGSYIEVTLAKPVDKEQYSRYQKAAKGGPTETPQANIVYSCDPYTLAYYGYPYNTLIGPNREYFAKGAVRGRGRGAAGNRAAGPRGSYLGGYSAGRVAIPSIATQYQVFQAAPGTKLMEDSKMHPMEHVLNPIAVQTDPNGATILPSVSTPPPFQTRPITPVYAMASNIQRIPTAGFYGASYVPIAAPASAATMATLQKNAATAAAVAAYGGYAGYVPQAFPTATFQVPLHDFYQTY
- the rbm47 gene encoding RNA-binding protein 47 isoform X3, which gives rise to MTAEDSSTMMSTDSCNMSSTKVHEGVAGAPNEATLLALMERTGYTMVQENGQRKYGGPPPGWEGHPPPRGCEVFIGKIPRDVYEDELVPVFESVGRMYEMRLMMDFDGKNRGYAFVMFTAKHEAKRAVRELNNYEIRPGRLLGVCSSVDNCRLFIGGIPKMKKREEILEEISKVTEGVLDVIVYASAADKMKNRGFAFVEYESHRAAAMARRKLMPGRIQLWGHQIAVDWAEPEIDVDEDVMETVKILYVRNLMIETMEDTIKKIFSQFNPGCVERVKKIRDYAFVHFTTRDDAVLAMEKLNGIDIEGSYIEVTLAKPVDKEQYSRYQKAAKGGPTETPQANIVYSCDPYTLAYYGYPYNTLIGPNREYFAKGAVRGRGRGAAGNRAAGPRGSYLGGYSAGRGIYSRYHEGKAKQQDKAYELIPSLDLATVSPVAMKPGAVAIPSIATQYQVFQAAPGTKLMEDSKMHPMEHVLNPIAVQTDPNGATILPSVSTPPPFQTRPITPVYAMASNIQRIPTAGFYGASYVPIAAPASAATMATLQKNAATAAAVAAYGGYAGYVPQAFPTATFQVPLHDFYQTY
- the rbm47 gene encoding RNA-binding protein 47 isoform X7, whose translation is MTAEDSSTMMSTDSCNMSSTKVHEGVAGAPNEATLLALMERTGYTMVQENGQRKYGGPPPGWEGHPPPRGCEVFIGKIPRDVYEDELVPVFESVGRMYEMRLMMDFDGKNRGYAFVMFTAKHEAKRAVRELNNYEIRPGRLLGVCSSVDNCRLFIGGIPKMKKREEILEEISKVTEGVLDVIVYASAADKMKNRGFAFVEYESHRAAAMARRKLMPGRIQLWGHQIAVDWAEPEIDVDEDVMETVKILYVRNLMIETMEDTIKKIFSQFNPGCVERVKKIRDYAFVHFTTRDDAVLAMEKLNGIDIEGSYIEVTLAKPVDKEQYSRYQKAAKGGPTETPQANIVYSCDPYTLAYYGYPYNTLIGPNREYFAKAGAVRGRGRGAAGNRAAGPRGSYLGGYSAGRVAIPSIATQYQVFQAAPGTKLMEDSKMHPMEHVLNPIAVQTDPNGATILPSVSTPPPFQTRPITPVYAMASNIQRIPTAGFYGASYVPIAAPASAATMATLQKNAATAAAVAAYGGYAGYVPQAFPTATFQVPLHDFYQTY